TTTAATCGAACCCTTTCTCTGGTAATAATAAAGAAAGTGTGCTATTTATCATCAGCACTGTGTCGTAATGTACCTAAAATCAAGAAACTGCTCTGCATTTTGTAAGAGTAACTATAGAAATTTAGACATTGTATCTTCTGATGTCATTCACCTAAAAACCAGTTTCAAAAGAACTCATGAGACTATTTCTCCTAAATTGCTGAGTTTCTGGGCTGAATGATGCAACTGAGTCACATTACTGTCTGGAGAAAACAGAATTATGAATATATGGCTGGTCTCTAAATGGTAAATGAAGCATTTGGTCTCCAAACTGTTAGACACATTTGGTTATTAATCAATTTTTATTGACCAAAGTGCCAAAGCAAAATGAAGTATTACAGCTGGACGGAAACCTCTCCTTGATGAACATGACAAATGCAGTCATTTACCTGAAGCTTGCAGACCCATTATTGGTGCAGTATGATGATGGTAATTGTGATGCATGTTTTGATTATACAACCTGACCTGTCACTGTTGAGTATCTGAAAATTCATCCaaaatttggatgtttttgtgttttaactcAACAGCAAATCTGAGACTCACATATAGCTTTATTTTAtaggtttaaaatgtaaaacaagttattgtcttcattttatttgcattaattttcaatttgttgTAAATACTTTAGCAAAGCATATGAATTTACCAACCTGAATGATGAATAGTTTCAACTCtaagacatgaaaaaaatgtatgcaagATCTTTTCGTTCTCTTATCCATGCTCAGAAGAAAACCATCAGCATACATTTGATTGAATTGGAATAATCAGAACATTATGCAGTTGTGACAGCCGCCAAATATTGAAGGACAGTGCCAGACGAAAATAGATAGTGCTTTGCTGAAGAGAGAATCTTGATGCTAGGTTGAACAAATGTGATATTAGAAATGTGACAGACAGAACTGGAAGTGCAGACATCTAGTTTAGCTCATTTAAGGGTGACGCAAGACCCGGGCCGAGAGTAAAACTTGTCATCCATTTATCTAAGGCAGTTCCTCGGAGTCAGAAAGTTCTGAAAGTGATTCTCTGAATCCCTGTTTTTGCACTCTAAACTTCAGACCAGTATTTTATGCAATTTTCCAAGTTTGCAGCAGTGTCCTCATAATAATGTTACCTTATCTCATGTTAAGCAATGCGAAAGCTTTGTCCTCACTAATGAAGATGCACTTTGGCTTCCCAAATGCTTGAAGtagcttaaaatgtttttgatcacTCATAAAAAACAGGGTTGACTTATAAATTGCACATTCTACTAGACaagattattttacaaaatgcccttattttttacaattagtcacatgaaatacatttgaaataagccaacattaataaaaaaaaaaacagataaacaatGTAATAGCAGCTCAATGTAAAGCTCCTATGAACAATCTTAGGATGAAATTGAAGACTGATTGTACAAACTCCCCTATGTCATGATGAGGGACTGCTGACCTGGCATGACTTCATAAAAGCAGTATAATTATTATGAGCATGTTTACGgcttcataaaataaaaccaacgtCAAGGTGTACAATTTACACCTTTCATATAGTCAACATTAATTTGCTCTGGCATACTAaacttttatgcattttgtcacatttttaatatatttagtaGGATGCCATGTAATTTTGTTGACCACATATTTTATAAGTGTACATTTTGGTCAAAGCAAGAaggcttaatttttttttcttgactttgaCTTCTAATACCAACTGTACATTGTGATATTAGTAGCTGTCTCTTCAGTTTTGTAgcctattattattttttgtaacttttctaATATGCATAAAGTTACAGGTGCTGTTTTTATGTTCCATTTCCCcgatgaaagaaaaagaaaagcattttgaaatgttctgagaagggaaaaaaagctctttccaacttattcacattttttttctctctctctctctctctaggGGACTGATGCCACGCACACTCGACAGCCAGATAACGCTAGAGAAGACTCCCAGCTATTTTGTGACCAGAGAGGCACCTCACCGCATCTCCAGCATGTCTCATGATACTAAGCTGATTGTTGTGGTACGAAACCCTGTCACCAGAGCTATCTCTGACTATACTCAGACTCTATCTAAGAAGCCCGACATTCCCACATTCGAAGAGTTAGCCTTCAAAAACCAAAGTTTAGGTCTTGTGGACACATCTTGGAACGCCATTCGAATTGGAATGTATATTCTTCACCTGGAAAACTGGCTGCAGTATTTTCGACTGTCACAGATGCATTTTGTGAGCGGTGAGCGGCTGATAACGGACCCAGCGGGGGAAATGGGTCGTGTCCAGGACTTTCTAGGGCTGAAACGGATAATCACGGACAAGCACTTCTACTTCAACCGAACCAAAGGTTTCCCCTGTTTAAAGAAGCCCGAAAGCAGCAGCCAACCTCGATGCCTCGGCAAATCCAAGGGCAGGACTCATGTACAGATTGAGCAGGAGGTCATAGAGCAGCTGCAGGAGTTTTATAGACCTTTTAACATCAAATTCTATGAGACTGTGGGACAAGATTTCAAGTGGGATTGAATgtactttaaacaaaaagagagagaacagtTTATAAAAATGCCTACCTCTGAAAACAAGTTAACTGACAAtacctttaaaatatatttaactgaGTAATAAACAGAGTTCATACTATGATCCAATAAGTGGTATTAAgaatataaatctataaatatggGTTTATCCTGTGGGTCATCTGGGGAgaagtgtaatttatttattgatacataaaatatataccAAACAATTTTTCTTCCTATCAGCAtaccaattaaatatttttaatctattttaatgGATCAACTTATTTACCAAATAACGTCACAAAGCTGTCCCACCATTTGCTGTCACCATCCATACAACCATGACGgagcttaaatatttattatccaGATtccttatttattcattatttcctctgaaaaaaataatgagtaACTAATAGTAACTACCTCTGCTGTAGTTACTATTAAAATGAGCACTCCACATGAAGTTGCCTCAAAATGTcagatgaataataaaataagtcagtttttctgcagttaaacttgtttttattgcagacATAAAGTGTGGAAAACAGAATTGAAAAATACAGtgagaaacaacaaattaattaaagatctgctttaacttttatatatatgtttgaATTTGGTggactttttctgtgtttgtattcCTATTGTgatcatcaaaataaaagtcctaaataccaaaaacatttattggcaatattttttttttcagtaaggGTGCATGGAAAAGACACATGTTATGGTGTCTTTTTAAGTATAAGACCAAATTTTCAGAAATCTAACATCTTACACACATTTCCGCAATTTTATAAATCACACTCTGGTCATGActgttaaaaaatgtctgaatactATGACtgcaaagttgctatgatgtagacttttatttatgtctgtgccaataaataaaatgtcaaattaatgaTATTGTTCTACTAGTTTAAAACTCAGTCACCGATCTCGCTTAGAGCACTAAAATAtctcgattttttttttttttgaaactcTGCTTTCTGATACTTAAACAAAAACGAGAATAATAACAAGCAAAGAACATATGTAACTCCTCCTTTCTGCCTGACGAGATCATGACAGAGTGACTTCTGTGAGCTGGTTAGGATTAACTCAGCATAAAGTTTTAAGAGAGAGATTGGAAAAATGACATCCAGACACAAGAAAATACACTAACCCAGCACTAAGTGAAAGcctaattaaaataacaaagcatGGATCAACTCAGTTAAAGTTTGGTTGCGAAATTGATTTCCATTAattgttactttttgttttgtacacaTCCAGTATAATCTTAAATTAagtcttgtttttgtctctgtgcttCTGCTGTAGAGAGCAGAACCCAGAACCTTTGCATGATAGACTGTGACAGAGAACAGCCAGCCTACTTATTCAGAGAGAACAGCTGTAAAGCCTGACAATCCCTCCAGCTAAAGAAGAAGAGCTGAGGGCAACAATTcaaaaaaatggattttgaaATCTTTCCCAGTGTCTGCTGGAAACAGGCACCAGTCCCCCTGCAGTGACAAGCAGGTATAGACCAGGGATGCCCAAGTCCAGTCATAGAGAGTTGTTAAAACTTTGTTACCAGGCCTCTGCAAAGCTAAATGACATGCTTAGGGATTTCCGTCAATTGATATACACTATTGGAGAATAAATGTATCCAACAGATGCGGGATAGTAGCTCGACAAGACCAGGCTTAGTCACCTCAGGTCTAAAGGGCAGAGTTTAGgacctttttgttgtttttgtttcatcaatGTCAGCCTTCCAGCCTACCCATGCAAATTCTTTAGAAAAGCATATATTGGCTTCATAAATTACTGAATGACTTGACTTGAAAGACTCTGAGGTAAAATAGACAGAATCAGAGCTTAAAGTTTGTCCCTGAAG
The DNA window shown above is from Xiphophorus couchianus chromosome 16, X_couchianus-1.0, whole genome shotgun sequence and carries:
- the hs3st2 gene encoding heparan sulfate glucosamine 3-O-sulfotransferase 2 — translated: MAQRLLTSANRVSARFAFIFTLSLSCAYLCYNIIFYRGAVMTNQTYDGKRCPPSKNAGGKKLLGKLDNCASLNVRSAFQRGSSDPRDQSKAQGPPGAHGTDANFKNMSVAQKYGNKKLPNALIVGVKKGGTRAVLEFIRIHPDVRALGTEPHFFDRNYDRGLDWYRGLMPRTLDSQITLEKTPSYFVTREAPHRISSMSHDTKLIVVVRNPVTRAISDYTQTLSKKPDIPTFEELAFKNQSLGLVDTSWNAIRIGMYILHLENWLQYFRLSQMHFVSGERLITDPAGEMGRVQDFLGLKRIITDKHFYFNRTKGFPCLKKPESSSQPRCLGKSKGRTHVQIEQEVIEQLQEFYRPFNIKFYETVGQDFKWD